One genomic window of Nitrospirota bacterium includes the following:
- a CDS encoding ATP-binding cassette domain-containing protein, with translation MLDAAALSKTFHPGTPNEVRPLRSVDLSIQEGEFVIVLGTNGSGKTSLLNAVAGTFLVDRGTIRLAGEDITKWPEHRRAALIGRVFQNPFSGTAPSMSIAENFALAARRGQGRGLGWALRSDLVRDLRERVGSLGMGLEGRLGNAIGSLSGGQRQALTLLMATWRKPKLLLLDEHTAALDPKSADLVIRLTEAIVSRDKLTTLMVTHSMHQAVNLGDRLIMMHRGRIIHDFRGADKRRLRVADLLGRFEEVRRGELLDESAAALLRRTYV, from the coding sequence ATGCTTGACGCGGCCGCCCTCTCCAAGACCTTCCACCCGGGCACGCCCAACGAGGTGCGCCCGCTCCGGTCGGTGGACCTCTCGATCCAGGAAGGGGAATTCGTGATCGTGCTCGGGACCAACGGGTCGGGGAAGACGAGCCTCCTCAACGCGGTGGCCGGCACCTTCCTCGTGGACCGGGGGACGATCCGCCTGGCCGGCGAGGACATCACGAAGTGGCCCGAGCACCGCCGCGCCGCGTTGATCGGCCGGGTGTTCCAGAATCCCTTCAGCGGCACCGCCCCCTCCATGTCCATCGCGGAAAATTTCGCCCTGGCCGCGCGGCGCGGGCAGGGGCGGGGCCTGGGCTGGGCGCTGCGGTCCGATCTCGTCCGGGACCTGCGGGAGCGGGTCGGCAGCCTGGGCATGGGCCTGGAGGGCCGGCTGGGCAACGCCATCGGCTCCCTGTCCGGGGGGCAGCGGCAGGCGCTCACGCTGCTCATGGCGACCTGGCGGAAGCCCAAGCTCCTGCTCCTCGACGAGCACACGGCGGCGCTGGACCCGAAGAGCGCCGACCTCGTGATCCGGCTGACCGAGGCGATCGTCTCGCGCGACAAGCTGACGACCCTGATGGTGACCCATTCCATGCACCAGGCGGTCAACCTCGGAGACCGGCTCATCATGATGCACCGGGGCCGGATCATCCACGACTTCCGCGGGGCGGACAAGCGGCGCCTGCGGGTGGCCGACCTGCTGGGCCGGTTCGAAGAGGTCCGGCGCGGCGAGCTGCTCGACGAGAGCGCGGCCGCGCTGCTCCGGCGCACGTACGTCTGA
- a CDS encoding ABC transporter permease, producing MTLLVGALTIGLILSLLAMGVYVSFRIFNFPDITADGSFTLGAALAATLLVAGAPPLAATAAGFAGGLLAGATTGLLHTKFKIHGLLSGILVMTALYSVNLHIMGKSNVPLLSVPTVTASADRLGSGLFGEASVTLFGWETASRDLALLLLVFAGLVLAAWLLDLFLHTNLGTAMRATGDNQQMVRALGADVETMTVLGLALSNGLIALSGALLAQYQGFADVQMGIGMVVWGLASVIIGEALVGSGRVGLTIAGAIMGAVLFRLLVAIALRWGLDPNDLKLVTAGFVFLALVVPAFLPKLLGRLRARKGGMAHA from the coding sequence ATGACGCTGCTGGTCGGCGCGCTGACGATCGGCCTGATCCTCTCGCTGCTGGCGATGGGCGTCTACGTCAGCTTCCGCATCTTCAACTTCCCGGACATCACGGCGGACGGCTCCTTCACGCTGGGCGCCGCCCTGGCCGCGACGCTGCTCGTGGCGGGCGCGCCGCCGCTCGCGGCCACGGCGGCCGGCTTCGCCGGCGGCCTGCTGGCCGGCGCCACAACCGGCCTGCTCCATACCAAGTTCAAGATTCACGGGCTGCTCTCCGGCATCCTGGTCATGACCGCCCTCTACTCGGTCAACCTGCACATCATGGGAAAGAGCAACGTGCCGCTGCTCTCCGTCCCGACCGTGACGGCTTCTGCGGACCGGCTGGGCTCGGGGCTGTTCGGGGAGGCGAGCGTCACCCTGTTCGGCTGGGAGACGGCGTCCCGCGACCTGGCCCTGCTGCTGTTGGTGTTCGCCGGCCTCGTGCTTGCGGCCTGGCTGCTCGACCTGTTCCTACACACGAACCTCGGCACGGCCATGCGGGCGACCGGGGACAATCAGCAGATGGTCCGCGCCCTGGGGGCGGACGTGGAGACGATGACGGTGCTCGGGCTGGCCCTCTCGAACGGGTTGATCGCCCTCTCCGGGGCCCTGCTGGCCCAGTACCAGGGGTTCGCGGACGTGCAGATGGGCATCGGCATGGTGGTCTGGGGCCTGGCCAGCGTCATCATCGGCGAGGCCCTGGTCGGGAGCGGGCGGGTGGGGCTGACGATCGCCGGCGCGATCATGGGGGCCGTGCTCTTCCGGCTGCTCGTGGCGATCGCCCTGCGGTGGGGGCTCGATCCCAACGACCTCAAGCTGGTCACGGCCGGCTTCGTCTTCCTGGCCCTCGTCGTGCCGGCCTTCCTGCCCAAGCTGCTGGGCCGCCTGCGGGCCAGGAAAGGGGGGATGGCCCATGCTTGA